Below is a genomic region from Bacillota bacterium.
CCGTGCGTCCGCTGACGATGATCGATACCCCCGGGCTGGCCGACCACATCGACCAGCGCCAGGAGGTCCGCCGGGCGATGGCCGCCTCTCTTCGGCTCCTTTACGAGGCCGACGTCGTCGTTCACCTGGTCGACGCCTCCCGCGCGGGCGCGCCGGGCACCGCCGCGGCCCCCGGTATCCCCGGCGAGATCGACTATCAGATCGCCAGGTTCGCGCGGTTCAGACCGGGCTACGTGATCCTGGCCAACAAGATGGACCTACCGGCGGCGGCGCTCGGGCTGAAAGCCCTCCGGGAGACCTTTGCCGGTGACTACCTGGTACCCATATCGGCCCTGAAATCCACCGGGTTCGATGAGGTGAAAGCCTTTGTTCGGCGCCATCTTTGAGCCAGGCGGGGCCGCCCTCTTGGCCGCGGCTCGCCAGATAACCGCGGTCGCCCTCGCCGCCCTGGCGGTCAAGCTGCTCGATGACTTCCTCGACCAGGACGGCGCGGAACCCGACCGGGCCAGGCCAGTCTATGCCCTGCTGGCCCTGAGCGTCGCCACCGTCCTCGCCCCGGGGCTGTCACTCTCCCTCTTCCTTGCCGCCTATGCCCTCGGCATGCTGGGGGAGCTTGGCCGGCCCTTCCCGAGCGGGCTTTCGGGATGGCAGGAGATGGCCGTCGTGACCGTCCTCGGACTGCTGCTTCTCGGTTGGCGGGAGATGCTCGGGTCGTTGCTCTTGATGG
It encodes:
- a CDS encoding GTPase, with translation MGRDCNAKRFVVVGQANVGKTLFALRFAEYLGARSIVIRRAEGDGVERRLVYSAEGARRELVSEVPHQTLAAHSLVLEVRSGKAVRPLTMIDTPGLADHIDQRQEVRRAMAASLRLLYEADVVVHLVDASRAGAPGTAAAPGIPGEIDYQIARFARFRPGYVILANKMDLPAAALGLKALRETFAGDYLVPISALKSTGFDEVKAFVRRHL